DNA from Branchiostoma lanceolatum isolate klBraLanc5 chromosome 6, klBraLanc5.hap2, whole genome shotgun sequence:
CTTCAAGTGACAGGTGGCATTTTGTTGGTGCAACAATGAAAGGCAGCGAAAAATAAGGTAAGCAGATGTTTTGATGtcgttttaatgattttaaacaGATATCAAACGGTTGTGTCATCTAGCATTTCATGATATTCTAGAGGAAAATTGAAAACTAAAGAAGCGTTAAGTTTCAGCCATAATAGACGCCCGGCGATGCAGGTTGTGACCTCTCTTATTAGCGGGCGGTAACGTTTACACCAAAATAGAACTAGAAGCCGATGACACCGACCAATTCTATCATGAAAAATTAAGCAACCATCTACCAGGAGATATGGCTAATATTGTTTCGATTTCATTTCAGCATGGCGTCAAATAACATTTGTGAAATACGCTGGTACAACAATGAGCAAGGCAAACGTGTTTGCGCTCTTGACTATTCATCAAAGCATTTTGAAAGATTTGAATCGCCTTCGGACATTCGTCCTGAAGATATTGGTCGCATaaatctggaagaaaatgaGCTACAGGTTATTCCTGCCGAAATCTTTGACATGCCAAATTTGGAAGATCTGAATCTCAGGCACAATTACCTGACTGGGTTACCAAAGGAAATCAGCAAACTGCGCAGGCTGAAAAGGCTCTGGGTGGCAATGAATTACATCAAAAAATTGCCAGACACCATTTGTCAGATGGAAAATCTTGAGAGCCTGCACCTTGGTTCAAACGAGCTTAGAAAGCTCCCAAAGAAATTTGGTAACCTGAAATTGAAGGAGCTCTGGATCAATGACAATTATTTTGTCCGCTTTCCTGGCCAgatcacaaaaatcaaaacactcGAGAAACTTGATGCGCATGGTAACCAGATCAAAACGATGCCCAAAGCAATCCGTGAATTGTCGGGTGTGATTTCTTTGGACATGCACAAGAACAAATTGATCTCACTCCCAAGGGCCATTGTTTCATTGTTAAAGTCGAAATTGAAACGTTTTgtctatcatgcaaataagattgCAACTCATCCCCGTGGGTTTGATCAAGTTATTTCTAAAATGAATGACACTCCTCCCAATTGCAATTTCTGTAAGAAGCACAAATCTAAGCAAAAGCAAACCGATGGGAAGAGCAACAAGTCTGCTACAACAACTGAGGCAGCTAAGGTGAAAGAAGACAACGTGGTTGATGCAAAAACAACAGACGAACATGCAGGTAAGATGGCAGCTCTTCGAAAAACCATGGGTATTTACAATAATCATGGAGGATTAATATTTTATCCATGCATAGCGTTAATTAATGATCCGCTgcttattattgttattgttgtatTGCTTTAATATGTCATTCCTGGGGCACAGTGCGCATGAAAACTATTGCAGCATCGGCTTTGGGAATATCAATAACAAAACACACTGCTTGACATGGGCAGTtgtgcataattgatatccTTTCTAGAAAATGTAGACACTAATGCAGACATACCTTTACAACAGTGGCATCAGTGGCAGAACAATCACAGCTGCGTGTGTCTGATGTGGTAGTGagttcgtcacttttttgtttccttgtttaaCATAATTGGATTGTTGTCTTCTTGTATCTAATTTCTCCATTAAGTAATGAATGCAATCATCTTACCAAATTCTATCAAAAATTTATTTGATAAAAGCATTTGAACTGCCAGTAACATGGGATCAGAAGCTCTTTCTATTCCATCCCTTTTCTGTCAAATTATTTATGTATCGAACATTGCATATCAAATGACTTTAAATAAAATGCCATCTTTGAGGTACAAGAGCACAGATTGTACTTGTTCACTTGCAGCATCAGGCACCAGAAAATGGGCAACTGGTTGCGGCAAGGTGCGCAGAACACCTCCATCCACCATCAGTGGCTCATGATGTTGGAGCACAAGCAACCAATGACAATAACTATTATGGCCCTGTGAATATCTTTCATGGCCCTGTTTACATCAACAGCATAAGAGACAATGACAGTCAAAGTAAGAATACAGTTCAAAAGTTATcatgataaataaaaaaagcacAAGGCATTTATATGTTCTTATCTTTGGTTATCCCTGGTAAATGAGTAAGTATATCAGAATTATTCATGTTGCTTGTGGACAATATGTCCACTCTCCGTGTCTGCATCTATGTCTGCAGATCAATTCTTGAGTGAGATGATTAATTGTATTTGCATTCACAAGAAAATCATAATTTGCAATAGCTTAAAATGATGGAATTTAGATATTCATATGATAAATGTAATTTACACATATGGCTATTTGTGACAAAGATATAATAGGTTGCAACTATTATGTGTCAAGCTACAGGTGTAAACGATACAAGTTCCCCCAAGGAAAAAAGTACCATGGACACCAAGGACACACTAAATGGTAAAGTTGTAACTGAACAATGATTTTCTTTACTAATGGTATAATTAATCATTCCTTTTGATACCTTTAGCCTCAACTTACATCAATATTATACCTGGGTACTTCAATCATGAGCCAAGGTTCTGAATAAGTTCTTTATTGTTTAGTGGCACCCTTACCCTCCATTGTATTACaacaaatctaaaaaaaatcaatactaaCTTAAAATTGGGATGCCCTAATT
Protein-coding regions in this window:
- the LOC136436504 gene encoding uncharacterized protein isoform X1, translating into MASNNICEIRWYNNEQGKRVCALDYSSKHFERFESPSDIRPEDIGRINLEENELQVIPAEIFDMPNLEDLNLRHNYLTGLPKEISKLRRLKRLWVAMNYIKKLPDTICQMENLESLHLGSNELRKLPKKFGNLKLKELWINDNYFVRFPGQITKIKTLEKLDAHGNQIKTMPKAIRELSGVISLDMHKNKLISLPRAIVSLLKSKLKRFVYHANKIATHPRGFDQVISKMNDTPPNCNFCKKHKSKQKQTDGKSNKSATTTEAAKVKEDNVVDAKTTDEHAVASVAEQSQLRVSDVVHQAPENGQLVAARCAEHLHPPSVAHDVGAQATNDNNYYGPVNIFHGPVYINSIRDNDSQTTGVNDTSSPKEKSTMDTKDTLNELIQFTAATAIPSSYKKTARQLGLTEDAIDRIQEEYQGTEERCVKALTLWRRDKGKDATVEVLKKALIKAGRKDVVDDFDARNSGSQDVTSCDSGQAEEETCVMEAASCSHNIESDKRKHA
- the LOC136436504 gene encoding uncharacterized protein isoform X2, whose protein sequence is MASNNICEIRWYNNEQGKRVCALDYSSKHFERFESPSDIRPEDIGRINLEENELQVIPAEIFDMPNLEDLNLRHNYLTGLPKEISKLRRLKRLWVAMNYIKKLPDTICQMENLESLHLGSNELRKLPKKFGNLKLKELWINDNYFVRFPGQITKIKTLEKLDAHGNQIKTMPKAIRELSGVISLDMHKNKLISLPRAIVSLLKSKLKRFVYHANKIATHPRGFDQVISKMNDTPPNCNFCKKHKSKQKQTDGKSNKSATTTEAAKVKEDNVVDAKTTDEHAVASVAEQSQLRVSDVVHQAPENGQLVAARCAEHLHPPSVAHDVGAQATNDNNYYGPVNIFHGPVYINSIRDNDSQSVNDTSSPKEKSTMDTKDTLNELIQFTAATAIPSSYKKTARQLGLTEDAIDRIQEEYQGTEERCVKALTLWRRDKGKDATVEVLKKALIKAGRKDVVDDFDARNSGSQDVTSCDSGQAEEETCVMEAASCSHNIESDKRKHA